DNA sequence from the Lysinibacillus sp. OF-1 genome:
TGGCTACCTTTTCTAGCTCATCATCTTGCACATCTCGCTCAATACCATAGCAAATATTTTCTCGAATCGTTCCTGATAATAGGGCACTTTCCTGCGCCACATAGCCAATTTGACTGCGCCAAGAATGGAGTGAGAATGTTTCTATTGGTATATCTCCTAGCGTAATACTACCGCTCGTCGGCTGATAATATCTTTCTAACAGTGAAAATGTAGTTGTTTTACCACCACCACTTGGCCCGACGATGGCTGTTACTTTGCCTGGTTCAATCGTGAAGTTTATATCAGATAAAATAGGTTCTTCCCCATAAGAGAAATCGACATTTTTAACATAAATGGGTTGATTTACTTTTTCAACTGTTAAGCCTTCTTCAATATGTTCCTCTTCATGTTCAAGCAATGCACTAATACGTTCTGTTGCACCCATTGCTTTTTGCAGTTGAGTAAAGAACATTGTCAATTGCGTCATTGGCATAATGATTTGGATTAAATATAAAATAAATGCCACCATATCGCCAGCCGTCAGCTCCCCAGAGGAAACACGGACACCACCATAGCCAATAATAGCTACAAGCACAGACATCAGCACAAATGAAATAAGCGGTGAAATCAATGCATGGATTTTTGCTTCTTTTAAGCCAAATGTAAAGAGATTAGAAATACCTTTTTTTCCACGCGCATATTCAATTTGTTCAGCATTGGAAGCCTTGACTAGACGTGTTTCGGGTAAAACTTGATTCAATACAGACGTAAATTTCGCTGTCTCATCTTGCATACCTTTTGAAATGACAAACATGCGTCGACCAAGCAACATTAAAATGACCATTGCCAGTGGTACAGCAATCAGCATCACTAACGTCATTTTCCAATCTAAAAATAACAGAATGATGATCGAACCAATAATCGAAATAACACCAGATAAACAATTTGCTAAATGCTCTGTAATCAGTTCTTTCACAACAGCTGTGTCATTTGTAACACGGCTCAAGGTTTCCCCTGTATCATGTTCATCATAATAGGGGATTGGTAAGTGTAGCAGTTTTCTCCATAATTGATCGCGTAATTTTGCTACAACATGATGACCAACTCGATTTAAATAGTAAATAGATAAGCCACTCGCAACAGCTTGTGCGATAAAGGCAATACCTAGCACAATGATTTGCCAATAATTAAGTGATTCTAAAGAAAAGCCATCCACTAATTGTTTTGTAAATAATGGAACAATAAAACCTACACCCGTTGTCGCTAAACTCATCACTAAAGCGATGACGAGTAGCCAAATCGGCGGCTCAGCCCGTTTTATTAATTGTATAAAGCGTCGCCAATCTTTTTGTTTTGTCGTATCTTTTGATGTCTCTTGCAAAGAAATAAGCCTCCTTCATTGTTCGAAAACAATGTTTTTCGTTTCTATGGCTTTACTATAGCATGCGATTATGAACTGAATATGAAATGAATCGTCATTAAAAAAGGTGATGTCACCATCATCTTTTGCTATTAGTCTGCGAATTCATCATGGTAGCAAGACTTCCCAAGCAAG
Encoded proteins:
- a CDS encoding ABC transporter ATP-binding protein, which encodes MQETSKDTTKQKDWRRFIQLIKRAEPPIWLLVIALVMSLATTGVGFIVPLFTKQLVDGFSLESLNYWQIIVLGIAFIAQAVASGLSIYYLNRVGHHVVAKLRDQLWRKLLHLPIPYYDEHDTGETLSRVTNDTAVVKELITEHLANCLSGVISIIGSIIILLFLDWKMTLVMLIAVPLAMVILMLLGRRMFVISKGMQDETAKFTSVLNQVLPETRLVKASNAEQIEYARGKKGISNLFTFGLKEAKIHALISPLISFVLMSVLVAIIGYGGVRVSSGELTAGDMVAFILYLIQIIMPMTQLTMFFTQLQKAMGATERISALLEHEEEHIEEGLTVEKVNQPIYVKNVDFSYGEEPILSDINFTIEPGKVTAIVGPSGGGKTTTFSLLERYYQPTSGSITLGDIPIETFSLHSWRSQIGYVAQESALLSGTIRENICYGIERDVQDDELEKVAKMAYADQFINELPDKFDTEVGERGIKLSGGQRQRISIARALLRNPQILMLDEATSSLDSKSEIYVQKALDNLMEGRTTLVIAHRLSTVVDADQILFIEKGHITGCGTHETLFETHAMYREFAMQQLRIKEDE